A DNA window from Helianthus annuus cultivar XRQ/B chromosome 15, HanXRQr2.0-SUNRISE, whole genome shotgun sequence contains the following coding sequences:
- the LOC110910801 gene encoding PLAT domain-containing protein 3 — MAPKVNHLLLTLLSVIVFIAAGVRSADPDCVYTVYVRTGSIIKAGTDSNMTLTLYDAGGYGIRINNLEAWGGLMGPGYNYFERGNLDIFSGRGPCLTGPPCEMNITSDGTGAHHGWYCNYIEVTTTGAHIPCAQQTFTVEQWLATDTSPYELTAIRNYCGSSDAAVSGHRISSSVSDV; from the exons ATGGCCCCAAAAGTCAACCATCTCCTGTTGACTCTCCTCtccgtcatcgtcttcatcgccGCCGGCGTCAGATCC GCTGATCCAGATTGTGTATACACCGTATATGTTCGAACAGGATCCATCATAAAAGCCGGAACCGATTCCAATATGACGTTGACACTGTACGACGCCGGCGGTTACGGCATAAGGATCAATAATCTAGAGGCATGGGGCGGTCTGATGGGCCCCGGGTACAACTATTTCGAGAGGGGTAATTTGGACATTTTCAGTGGCAGAGGTCCTTGTTTGACCGGACCACCGTGTGAGATGAACATCACCTCCGATGGCACCGGAGCTCACCACGGTTGGTACTGCAACTACATCGAGGTCACCACTACCGGTGCTCACATTCCTTGCGCACAACAGACGTTTACTGTGGAACAGTGGCTTGCTACCGATACGTCGCCTTATGAGCTTACTGCCATCAGGAACTACTGTGGATCATCCGATGCTGCTGTCTCCGGTCACCGGATTTCTTCATCGGTTTCTGATGTGTGA